One genomic segment of Lampris incognitus isolate fLamInc1 chromosome 2, fLamInc1.hap2, whole genome shotgun sequence includes these proteins:
- the inka2 gene encoding PAK4-inhibitor INKA2 isoform X1, translating to MDACLRRLKQELLSMKEAGDGLHAQMNSMMGALQELKLLQVQTALESLDISGRPINRGPPQSSPSAPTVVTAAAPAMTMPEETGPSPSHSPCRNPSPRPSQGSRVSSGRDGQSRSQHRSSTGTSSASSSSSSSSSLGSERSERSVRNESILESVPRRWSGYTAPQVDFCGPTVGNPPSAAHPHPAPLGTQVVDLPGILYSLSREGPSLDSDYSQDSMDDSSDWTSSLMSQSRNRQPLVLGDNVFADLVGNWLDLPELEREEEEEGEERKKRRGERMSDTEADRLDTPGHPLRLSRSQEICRKFSLTTNIFKKFLRSVRPDRDKLLKERPGWVAPELPEGDLFKRPKKLAAKSSKGSFYLPFWAGGQQNKGRPCAQLADAERNHHQLHHFHHQQPQQFSGIYLDRRQPESRLERMQPIFDYNTAVWV from the exons ATGGACGCGTGCTTGAGACGGCTGAAGCAGGAGCTG CTGTCGATGAAAGAGGCAGGAGATGGCCTCCATGCTCAGATGAACTCGATGATGGGCGCTCTGCAGGAACTCAAACTGCTTCAGGTCCAGACAGCACTTGAGAGCCTTGACATCTCAGGACGGCCGATTAACCGAGGGCCCCCGCAGTCCTCTCCATCTGCACCTACTGTTGTCACAGCTGCTGCCCCAGCGATGACCATGCCTGAGGAAACCGGTCCTAGTCCAAGTCATAGTCCTTGTCGTAATCCTAGCCCAAGGCCTTCACAGGGTAGCAGGGTGTCATCTGGCCGAGACGGCCAGAGCCGGTCCCAACACAGGAGCAGCACAGGAACCTcgtccgcctcctcctcctcttcctcctcctctagcCTGGGGAGCGAGAGGAGTGAAAGGAGTGTGAGGAATGAGAGCATCCTTGAGTCCGTACCAAGGAGGTGGTCAGGGTACACTGCCCCTCAGGTGGACTTCTGCGGACCCACAGTGGGTAACCCTCCTTCGGCTGCCCATCCCCACCCAGCTCCCCTTGGCACCCAGGTGGTGGACCTACCAGGGATCCTGTACAGCCTCTCCAGAGAGGGCCCTTCGTTAGACAGCGACTACTCCCAGGACAGCATGGATGACTCCAGCGACTGGACCTCTTCACTGATGAGCCAGAGCCGCAACCGCCAGCCTTTGGTGCTGGGGGACAACGTTTTTGCAGACCTGGTGGGCAACTGGCTGGACCTGCCCGAGcttgagagggaggaggaggaggaaggggaggagaggaagaagaggagaggggagaggatgAGCGACACTGAGGCAGATAGGCTAGACACCCCTGGCCACCCACTCCGTTTGAGCCGCTCGCAGGAGATCTGCCGCAAGTTTTCATTGACCACCAACATCTTTAAGAAGTTCCTGCGCAGCGTCCGACCAGACAGAGACAAGCTCCTCAAGGAGAGGCCTGGCTGGGTGGCACCAGAGCTCCCTGAGGGAGACCTGTTCAAAAGACCCAAGAAGCTGGCTGCAAAATCATCCAAAGGGAGCTTTTACTTGCCTTTCTGGGCAGGTGGACAGCAGAATAAAGGGAGGCCATGTGCTCAGCTGGCAGACGCAGAGAGAAACCACCACCAACTCCATCACTTCCACCATCAGCAGCCACAGCAGTTCTCAGGGATTTATCTAGACAGAAGACAGCCAGAGAGCCGTCTGGAGCGAATGCAGCCCATTTTTGACTACAACACAGCTGTATGGGTGTGA
- the inka2 gene encoding PAK4-inhibitor INKA2 isoform X2: MKEAGDGLHAQMNSMMGALQELKLLQVQTALESLDISGRPINRGPPQSSPSAPTVVTAAAPAMTMPEETGPSPSHSPCRNPSPRPSQGSRVSSGRDGQSRSQHRSSTGTSSASSSSSSSSSLGSERSERSVRNESILESVPRRWSGYTAPQVDFCGPTVGNPPSAAHPHPAPLGTQVVDLPGILYSLSREGPSLDSDYSQDSMDDSSDWTSSLMSQSRNRQPLVLGDNVFADLVGNWLDLPELEREEEEEGEERKKRRGERMSDTEADRLDTPGHPLRLSRSQEICRKFSLTTNIFKKFLRSVRPDRDKLLKERPGWVAPELPEGDLFKRPKKLAAKSSKGSFYLPFWAGGQQNKGRPCAQLADAERNHHQLHHFHHQQPQQFSGIYLDRRQPESRLERMQPIFDYNTAVWV, encoded by the coding sequence ATGAAAGAGGCAGGAGATGGCCTCCATGCTCAGATGAACTCGATGATGGGCGCTCTGCAGGAACTCAAACTGCTTCAGGTCCAGACAGCACTTGAGAGCCTTGACATCTCAGGACGGCCGATTAACCGAGGGCCCCCGCAGTCCTCTCCATCTGCACCTACTGTTGTCACAGCTGCTGCCCCAGCGATGACCATGCCTGAGGAAACCGGTCCTAGTCCAAGTCATAGTCCTTGTCGTAATCCTAGCCCAAGGCCTTCACAGGGTAGCAGGGTGTCATCTGGCCGAGACGGCCAGAGCCGGTCCCAACACAGGAGCAGCACAGGAACCTcgtccgcctcctcctcctcttcctcctcctctagcCTGGGGAGCGAGAGGAGTGAAAGGAGTGTGAGGAATGAGAGCATCCTTGAGTCCGTACCAAGGAGGTGGTCAGGGTACACTGCCCCTCAGGTGGACTTCTGCGGACCCACAGTGGGTAACCCTCCTTCGGCTGCCCATCCCCACCCAGCTCCCCTTGGCACCCAGGTGGTGGACCTACCAGGGATCCTGTACAGCCTCTCCAGAGAGGGCCCTTCGTTAGACAGCGACTACTCCCAGGACAGCATGGATGACTCCAGCGACTGGACCTCTTCACTGATGAGCCAGAGCCGCAACCGCCAGCCTTTGGTGCTGGGGGACAACGTTTTTGCAGACCTGGTGGGCAACTGGCTGGACCTGCCCGAGcttgagagggaggaggaggaggaaggggaggagaggaagaagaggagaggggagaggatgAGCGACACTGAGGCAGATAGGCTAGACACCCCTGGCCACCCACTCCGTTTGAGCCGCTCGCAGGAGATCTGCCGCAAGTTTTCATTGACCACCAACATCTTTAAGAAGTTCCTGCGCAGCGTCCGACCAGACAGAGACAAGCTCCTCAAGGAGAGGCCTGGCTGGGTGGCACCAGAGCTCCCTGAGGGAGACCTGTTCAAAAGACCCAAGAAGCTGGCTGCAAAATCATCCAAAGGGAGCTTTTACTTGCCTTTCTGGGCAGGTGGACAGCAGAATAAAGGGAGGCCATGTGCTCAGCTGGCAGACGCAGAGAGAAACCACCACCAACTCCATCACTTCCACCATCAGCAGCCACAGCAGTTCTCAGGGATTTATCTAGACAGAAGACAGCCAGAGAGCCGTCTGGAGCGAATGCAGCCCATTTTTGACTACAACACAGCTGTATGGGTGTGA